aaaagtaagcgtACAGCCCTGTAGGTCATCGTGATGAAACATATCTGAATCTGGGGGTATGTGAAGAAATCTGTCTAttcaaacatacatttttacatgtacgtACATACAGTGGATAGGTCATGAAATCTGCTTTTTCATGTTGAGGGCTCTGCTTTTAAATTTAGAGCCGTGGCaggggatgaatgtcactgacatgattgttaaataatacatacaaatgTTAAACTTGTGATAGTTTCCAAAGATCGGGTTATACTGTGGAAAATAAGTGTGATAATTATGCTGAGTGCATTTTCCATCACCTTCagacttcaagaagctgcatgaagCACATTTCAGTAAGCTGGAGTCCATTGATTCTTACATTCAGAGGAAGAACAAGCAAATGGAAGCCTTCAAAAATTCAGTGAAAGAAGTCAAAGTAAGTGCTATTTTACTTTTTCTCTTCAGTCTACAGTATATACCTATCAATCCTGATGTAGGTTTGGATTTGCTTGGTTGTCAATCAACCATCACTTGGGCTTTTGCtccagttaaataaaaaaagaaaacgtacAAAATGTGGACACCATccaaacaaatgcatttaaaagagaTTGtcatatgtgtgtttgtttttaaatgttctagGTTTACTTGCTTTTGCAATTGAATGTCGTTTTAAATgtggtttcatttattttaaatgagtaatagatttttaaatgtatttttattttagatcaTGTCTGCAAATATCTTGAAACCATCTGAAGGAAGAACTCCAGGCCAGAACTCCAAGGTAAATTGCATAAAATAATGTGTTTGCTAGTCACAGGGTGAACTGAAAATGTTGTAAAAGGtatctgcatttttaaaatgtttttcctttttcagAAGTCCCTTTCAAGCCGAAGCAGCTCCTTGTTTAGCCCGAAGACTCAGGAAAAGAAACGTACTGCAACTCCTTCTAATCTGCACAGATCACCACGTACTTCTACCAATAAGCCCAATACAAGTGTGATATCTACTTTCAAACCAACTATACTCTCAGCCAGGAAAATTAACGTCAGGTAAATAAATCGGAAGTTAAAACGATTCTTATATAATGTATACTTTATTGGTCCAGTTATTTGCTACGGGTGGGTTTAAGAGCTTTACGGTTTGTTCACTAGCTTTCAGTGTTTCATGAGTGTCCAAGTATATTATATTGACAAATATTTATAAGGGGCCATGTCTTGGAGAAAAATTAGGTTAACTTGCCTATTGCTCTGTAGTGTTCCATTTAAATGCTTCGCTTCAGTTTGTTACTACACAATGTTTAGCTATTCATTTAAGTTTTAATTTTGCACAGAATTTAAGAGGTAACTGTTTGTGTGTGGTTTCTTTTAAGATTTTCTCAGGCAACAAAGGATAACGAGCACAAGCGCTCTCTTGTGAGGACCCCATCCCGGAGGTCCCAATATACTGAGATTGCTAAAACTCCAACAGGACAGTCGAAAAGGGTGAAGCCAAACATTGACAAGCCAGGGGTAACAAGTTCAAATAGCAAATTGCCAGGTGATTAACTCAGCACTCTATAATGACTGAagtgtatatttttcttttttcatttaacataTTGCAGAACAATTTACCCAttattgtaatctttttttttagtgGCTACACCATTCAAGTTTGAAGGAGcaacagctggtacaccagggaCCAACAAAAAGAATACTGTGTTTGACTTGAAGGCCAGTCTTGCGCGACCACTTGCCTATCAGCCTCACAAAGGTATACTGGATGAACTGGGGTGGAATGAGCCATAGTAAACTGTAAATCAGTTTTTCTGTAACACCTTGTTAAATCTAGTAACATTTTACATCAATCCCATAGATTgtatattgaattgtgttttttttaatgttgttgtgGACATAACTGTTGCCTTTATTTTCCTCTGATAAAGGCAAACTTAAGCCATTGGAAGCTACGAAAGAAAACAAAGCAGTACTGAACAAACCTCTGAATTCAAGTGTGTGTTCACACCAGAAAAATTACAAACAACATCCCATCCAAACAAGGTGAGTGGCTAAGTAAAGGACAGTGTGGATTgatttgtttgttggtttgttttgtttgttttagggatgtgcttttggtacattttaatgaatgttttaaaTGCCAAtgtgtttaaaccatatctacatacacacacactttttatattacattacgatgtatactgacagctgccctggttagtatttcccaagcaaagaacccctaaataagcaaataacgttttaacgtTGCAAAGACCTAtctacaaagttttaaaaaaacaaaacaaaaaaaaaaacacgcacacacCAAAGTCATATACTGAAGTTAGGTCATTGGTTGATTAACCGGTAGATTCATCCATGCAGGTTTGTAAAAGTTAACTATCttttatagtggctgtcctgcatgtaatactaaaacATCAATAGAATCATCTAAAAAAgctcaatgggaatttggtcttattaaaagcatttgtattatttttatcttggtaaattgtattttttgtactaCACTATTGAGGTGtacctgtgggcacaaagtgaataaactaaacgtatattttattaaaatgtttttacattatattcaaagaacaaaaccaataatagtaataaaaaaaacacagcttacatatcTTGCaaaatctatcaaatgcacagattccaatacattgttatattaactctacagttcagggatcggtgccacaaacgggaaatccatttaaaaaataaatttaaatatccttctgttcacaaattacatagatatataggacttttttttaaacaaatgatttgcataagagtgtactggtaaattaaaacctatacataatttatttacacttaCGCATTCTCTgagttaatattgaaaaaaacatccttttaaaatggtgttatacgtattcacagtCTCCATCtagagcgttctgtttattatggatgtttgctttttactgcattcagtaactccatccacagtaataattaatgttttcatttcaaatgatgaagcattgaacttgtgtttgtggtacggcaattttgttagGCATAATTATACCACGGTTTtttcgtccggttcctcaaaataattccaaatgTGGCTTTGCCTCGTTgttttgtttagagatgcaattttattaaaatatataacaaatgtcAGAAAAAACGCTTTTCTTACCCTGTGTGGACTGAACCATACCACGCCCACTACAACCTGAACAGAGTGTGCCAATGATGCGCCAGACCAAccaagaataaaacccgccccagtgtcaatctttctattgcaccaattagaaaaactacttggagacaattgccaaaccccttcctttttataatatctgcccttactgtgaCACCACAGCAGTTGGATGCTATATATAAAGTAATACATAAAAAAGTGCTTGTTATCGATGGTATCTGTCTTTTGCATGCAAGGTAAGATTTAACTGTCTAATTTAATGTAACTCTTGGCTGCTCACCTGAACAGCGTTTGCTTGGAAGTTAGCCTCATTGCTTCAGCAGAGCAGGTttgagttttatttaaaaaaaaaaaaaaacagttttagccTTATTTGTGTTTGAGTAAAAGCAGCAAggtctatttattattttaaagtagaGTGCCACATATGGTTAGCTCTAGCCATATAAAATTTGACACCATACCAAATGGACAAAATAATTAGTCACCTGTCACACAATACAGTTAAATGTCACTTGTGACTTCAATTTTACTGGTTTCCGTATCAAGAGTAGTCAGTTATGGTATTATGGAATGGTATGCCTAGTTTCATGATATACTAATTAGTTGTCGCACACTTTTTGGCCagctacaaaaaaatatataaaactaaaaGGGAAATGGTGGCTTACCATAAATTCAGTCTTTCATTTCCATACAATGGGTTAATAAACTTttggaatgtatttattaaagcaCCAGTGTTGGCATTAGATGTATGTCACAACATTTTCTACATGTTTAGAGAATCACTTTTATAATTTTTTCTCCCCAGGGGAGAGAGACGAGAAAAGCATTTTGAGGACAGGAAGCAGAAGAAAGATAAAATTCTTGGTGCCCGAAGAGGCCTGGCCATGAACTAAAATAATTCTAAAACCTAATGTACATATTGGATAACATTTCATAAACCATTTTATTTCATCTTCTTTTCAGCTGATTAGCACAATTATCACAGTTGCTTCCACCACCAACTTGTTGGTGTAATTGTTAGTCTTTTACTTAATTCTGAGGCTTGTAAATAGTATTCCCTTGAGTCTTGTGTCTTGCATTTTGTACTTTAAATGTCATTTCTGTTTTAAGTCaagactttattaaaaaaaaaaaaaagttttgtacaatttaaaatatatatattatctgttttctttttatctaTGACTATAATTGTGTTTTTAGACAAGATTGTCTTTCATCTCATTTTTATCTGTTGTGGATTTAATTGAAATGGTATAAAACTAGACATGTGCATGGGTATTGTAGGTAGTGAACTGTGTATCTTCTAGGTAAATTGAATGAAATTTATAGACACATTTTTAGATACATCTGCACTTGTAAGACAACATTAAAGTAACTTACATATATTAGCAGTGGTTGGTTATCTCTAAAGGAAATCATATTTAGTAAGCAAATGAGGTGGGGAAAATGGGTAACAAATGCCCCAGTGCTACTAACAGTTTTATACTCCATTAATGTAAATGATGATTGTGTACAGACCTACAAAGTAAAGTGTAAAATCCCTTTTCCCAAAATGTAACATATGAAAATGGATGGATTAAAAAGTTTAATGATCAAAATGACCATCTATATTGATGATTTAGATTTGGGGGGGGGAGGGATAATTAGCAAGCTTGTCATATTTGCAGGTGGCACTTTCAGCCTACCAGGAAATCCAAAAGGATTTGGACTGCATGCAGAACTCGGCAGGTATGTGGCAAATGAAATAGAATGTCAACAAATGTAGTATGTAGGATACAAATACCAAGTGAGGTATCAACTCAAACAGACTCTCCAAGAGAAAGCCCTTGGTTGTTGTGAAAGTTATTGTCAGCAATCAAAAAGGTAAACAGCATGCTTGGATTTAGTCAGAAATGTAGTCTACAAATCAAAGGTGGTTATACAATGCACTATACAATCTGATCTGGTGTCAATCAATGGTGGAATCAAGTTACAGCTTACACTCTCCATCTTGTCATTCTGAAATTTAAAATTGAATTGTGGTAAACGATTTCACTATCCAGGCACCTAGAATGACGTGGGAGAAAAATTCTCTGTGTATTGCCATAGATTCTGAAGACCCTTAAAGAGCTGCATCACCTCaagaacattgttttatttgttcagaGGGTCTCTTggtgtttgtttcttattttgcAACACTAATGTGAAAAATTCTTTCAAAAAAGTAATCATTGAAGTCTGGGATTCGGAGGTGTGCTTATGGagcttcaaaataaaaaaaaaaaatatatatatatatagtatatattatattGAAACAAAGCACACATTGCTTGTTGATTCTGATTAGCACCCACAACTGTTGgaataagaatacaaataaagaaaacaacactgAGAACAACTGTCAGTAATGCGAACTGAATGACACAAGTACAGTAGTTTCTTTTAATGTTGATGTACTACTGTTTACACAGGTTTTATGAAATTCAGCCAAGGTAATGAAATATTCACAGTATACAGGTGTATAGAGAGATAGATTTTCTTGTAAATATATAAACACTTCTAACTATACTTCAGTGTATCAGATTCTGCCCCTCTGCAAGTGCACCTGTTCTGAAAACCAATACACTTGCAGCTGGTCTGTTCATATCAAGTATATTTCAATACTTTTACATTCATATCTTCCCCAAGCGCAGCCAGTATGAAAAGTTAGACTTCGGGATTCCTCTTGTACTTCTCATAAGCAAACTCCTCTGTGTGTGCCCGGTCATTGCACACAGCAATGAAGTCAATCTCCAGCTGAAATGGCCCATCAGCTTTGTCACCCAGGGTAAAGCCAATAGTGTTGATCTGGAAAGAGTTCAAAACCCACTCCAT
The Acipenser ruthenus chromosome 18, fAciRut3.2 maternal haplotype, whole genome shotgun sequence DNA segment above includes these coding regions:
- the LOC117418039 gene encoding nucleolar and spindle-associated protein 1-like, with protein sequence MDMDLESLKYVELQRLAKDVGLKANMKAERLLKALKQHFQKPQQDEVSREQEEHINMDTTSSTECGGLNLSLEQQTIETTVFVTTRRRHGRQAAKTKESYPENNREEVKAELQKEVENESKANVEETEQTVGQNPNKRKHCLRETVSSDSEAEVVENEREKFAVSETGAEQVIEKEKRQTIHPAGKIPRLAGLLNRKTIMKPTTPNFKKLHEAHFSKLESIDSYIQRKNKQMEAFKNSVKEVKIMSANILKPSEGRTPGQNSKKSLSSRSSSLFSPKTQEKKRTATPSNLHRSPRTSTNKPNTSVISTFKPTILSARKINVRFSQATKDNEHKRSLVRTPSRRSQYTEIAKTPTGQSKRVKPNIDKPGVTSSNSKLPVATPFKFEGATAGTPGTNKKNTVFDLKASLARPLAYQPHKGKLKPLEATKENKAVLNKPLNSSVCSHQKNYKQHPIQTRGERREKHFEDRKQKKDKILGARRGLAMN